The Amaranthus tricolor cultivar Red isolate AtriRed21 chromosome 2, ASM2621246v1, whole genome shotgun sequence genome contains the following window.
cgcatctttcaggaaaaaatACCCCACCCAGACCCTGCCTTGTGTGGAATACAGGGAGTGTCCTTTTACCTATTTTACAGGGCTCTTACTTTTTAGGGGTAAAATCGATCACTTTCCTCTAGTCCTTCATGTAAAGGGAGTACGGGTATGGATTGTCCGTCACCTTCCCTCAACCAGACCCTGCTTTCGGCGAGATATTTGGTAtaatgatgaattgatgatgacgaagatgatgaataaagatattGTTTTCGCTACCCTTGGTATTAAACATTatctgcaacttcacataaataaaagggAATAACAATAAATGAGTCATTTTaccaaatttattataattcaaaacattaaaaatataaattttttgctCCTATTTGAAAACCACGAGTGTCTCTCAAATCAATCATGCCCTTAAAATTAGCAAATATTACAAGTGAAAGTGATTGAATATCTAATCATTGAGAGATGGTGCGAGGTAGGGCACAAAATATGAATTAAAATATCATCCGATAATGGAGCAGGTAAGATTTCAATATTTATAACATTTTTCTCaaaattatttcttatttttattttttattataaagtaaGTTAAGAAAAGGGGTGAGCTAGGTGggttttcaaaaatcaaaattttccttaaaaatgGTATTTGTTCTCCAATCGAGAGAAGACTCGATTTTCTACCGACCTCTAAATtattactcccttctattctgATTAATTGGCTAATTTTGGATATGTACcaatttcaagaaaaacaaaggaCCACATGAGACCACATGAAAAAAAAGTAAGccaaaaaagtaataatttaatgatgataataatgtaaataatcgAATTTTATGAGAGCAAAAGTAAAGGAAACAAttatcaaataagaaaatatgacaattaaaatgaatatgttaaaaattaaacatttatttagaatactaattcttaaataagacggtctcatggtgagaccatctctattaggTTGGccaatatatactttttgtctcaaaatgatcacttataatcttaaattgatcacttacaatttaaaaataatcatttttttatagtcttagagtgattacttctaaccttaaaacgatcacttacgatcttaaagtaattaattaaagaaatggaTTAATTATATGGACTCGTCTCATGtgaaacagtctcatacaagacaagtTGTATTTAGAATAGGAGGAAGGGTAAGACaaatacaataattaattagccATTGGGTCAagttatttacatatatatttataaataaattactaaaaatagTATATATTGTGATATTATTGTCCATTTGTTCATAAATCATCACTCCATATGTCATGTTTTGGATTTAAgtctttttgaatttgaataaaaatttcattttgggttgtattttcattttgcattattttctttatttagaaaAAGCGTTTCAACactttttattaagaaaaaattacctaaaataccaagttatttataattttcctacaataatctcaccgattgattaaccatgaataataccaactttgaggggtattttcctagagtaaacccagTAACCagatgacttgctataacaagttttattttttaaaaaaacagataaattaaaataaaatgtcgatacaaaagtttaaaaacatctgaaaaaaaattatgattttttcaatatttagaattttttatgtaaattgttaaaatttttctctaattttaaattaattttcagtttacttttttggtgaacTACCTTCTATAACATGTCATTAGGTTACcaaagtttactctaggcaaatactctctaaagttagaattatttatggttaatcaataggtggaattattgtaggaaattcAAAATAAAGTTGGATTAGttcaggtaatttttccttttattaattACACCCACACATCTAAACTctcttttaatatcatttatataatttagtatttttttcatttaatataatatatttattatagttgTAAATTTCCCAtgccttaaaaaaaaaaaaaaaaaaacattaacctTTAATAGATTGAGACTGAAACACATCTCTCAAAAAGATGATTTCTCAGAAGGCtagcttaaaaaaataaagttagaaATCCCacgaaaaattaattattacacatagtaatataatataaaattaaaaaactaaatagtaATATGcataatgtatgtaattatgtaAAGTAAGTGCTATTATATATTACCCCTTTATAAGAGgaagtcttagtaaataacggtgatttataaagttaataaatCACTCTTATGTTGTAGGATTTGATAGAGTATGAGTTTCGTAATTATAATTtgcctttttttattttatttatcaattatttttttctttgtctttttgtggtgatttatAAATGACAGTGATTATTAATTAGGAATTAGAGTGATTTGCCTAATTGgggttaaaaaataaaaaaaaattccaacttTAGTGTTCTTTAAAACATAATTCCCAAAATGGTgttcatataataaaatagttttactGAGCTACATTTTTTGGTTTGGTAATTCCAAACCTGCAAGAGGATAAAGTTGTTTTGTCAAGCAAATATATgcattaacaaattaaaaaaatcccaCAAGTCTAAAGAAAGAGTAAAATATCTTAAAAAATACTTCTACATACAACAAAAAATCTCAATCAAGTCCAAAGATCAAAATCAGTAAAGATGTTTGTCGAAGATAGCGTACCCTTGTGATCTGTTATTAGCATCATCCTTGTGatgaaaatcaatcaaaaatagaGCCTCAATTGcacattggaaaaaaaaatctcaattaGAACAGTGGATTTAGACTATGGTGATTGGTATAGGTGGCGGCTGTGGTGGAAAGGCAGAGGTTGGCGTGGATGGTGGTTGTCATCAGTCTCTTCAAGTACTCTGTCGTCAGTCTTACTGACGTTTAGTTTAggaatttgagaaaataaatagGCTTGCTGTTGGAAttggaattaatttaattttagtttagttTTGCTTGGAAGGGATATAATAGGTTTAATAGGTTTGGAACTTTCCAAACCACAAtcaaataaagttaattaatttttttgttaatgaaCACTAgtttggaaaataaattttggtcaacTCCAAATTaggaattttttaattttccaacaCTAGTTAAACAAATCATTCTAAAAATTATTACCTTATAATTCGAGTTATGAATCTgccttaattattataatattatattacaaGATTATTTTGATTGTCTGCTACATTGGATGATgaatcatttaatttattttactatttGTTGTTTGTCATTTAATATGTTCTTTGTTTTATATAAAGGAAGGAGAATGAAGTAATAACATAGTCATTTCAAAACTTGTGTATTTCAGATATGGAACCCtacttgaaaattttctttaCTTTTCTACTCTCAATTATCTTGGTAAGCAATTATTATTATACAACAAAGTAatagaatattattattattattattattattattattattattattattattattattattattatttattaatatctacttaaATAGATTACTTATCAATTAGCTAGTTCAGTAAGAATGTTTTATCCtcattattaaaaataacaGTTGATACTTTATTTTAGTGTATTTTCTTACctggattattaaaaataacaataggaataattccaaaaaaaagtattttcttATGTAACCTTTTCTTATATTAAGTGTattattcaaatatattttctttattttaggctgagaaaattaaataaaaatgaaatttaggATCTTACatgaattaattaatacttaCTCCAACTAAATTTAGGATCTTACATGATTGTATTACTCAAATAGATTCTTTGGCATTGTACTTGTCGTCTACTATAAGCTATTTTCATGCCCATGGATAGGTTTATGATGGCTTTATAAGTATTGTCTAAGGTATTGACCCACTAGTTCTTATAAATTTAGGGgcttattttatattagtttataatgttttgtgtttaattaggccaatttttattttcttttaaaaaaattatacttacacaaataaattCTTATTTAAAAGGATCTTACTATTCTGCAGTTTTAAATTGGGCTAAATAATCTAATTAAATTAACTAAAACATACCTAAATAAAGTCTAGTATTGATTCCGACATAGTCGATAAAGTCCAATATTGATTCTTACATAGTCTTTCTATTCCTTCAGCTTGCCCTGTAAtcctaaaaaaataatcaaatcatccactttaattgtttaagctacttttgtgagagactgtctcttggTGAGACGACCTAAAAACAAGGAGtccatatattaataattatattagatGACTATTGAGCCCATGTATGAAGAActtctcacggtgagaccgtcttacaaaagaatttgtgtaattGTTTATAAGAGTCGCTTCGAACTTGTCTTaccgtgagacagtctcatacaaaagCTACTcgattaaaaaattattgtatatttttagACCGTCCTAATTCATGTTATATAAATGTTGAACAGCTTGCAGGCCCCACTGAGGGGAGGAAAGACCTAAAAAAGTATTGGGGAAACATGATGAATGGACAGCCTATACCAGAAGCACTTAAACTATTCATAAATCAAAGATCATACCAAGAAGAAGCAATTAAGGATTTCATCAAAGAATTTGAACCAATCCCTAATGTTTCTGCTTACCATGATGATTCAAAAAAGTTAATTTCTAGTGAATTTGAACCAATCCCTAATATTTCTGCATATCATGATGATGCCAATCCAAATCAGGTCAAATCCCAAAAACAAGATGCATCAAAGAAGATTTTTGCTGATGAATTTGAACCAATTCCCAATGTTACTTCTTATAGTGATTAATTTTGGGAATTAgggttttttaatttgtgcattttAGGTTTTGTTTGTTGCATTTTAATGTGTGTGAGAGACCTATATAGGGTTACTGATTTCAGTTCGAATCTAATTAAGATCAGTTTCCAATGTACTCTCTAGTTTGAAAAATAAAGTTTGGTTTGACGGTTTTTCCGTTCACCTTTGTGACATGGCTTTGATTCTTACCGTCAAAGGGAAGGATTAATTTCCTTTCCCTCTTGCATGTACGTGATTCTCTAGCTTTACCCGTGATAGAAATGGCGGGAAACCCATATTTGCCGGTTTTGCATAGAGGTGTTTTCCCAACAAACCCGTTGACCCGAACTTGTAACCGAACCCGATTCAACCCAACgtaaaaatgaaattacaattatgtaaaaatcaatatggacaCAAGACCCAATTTTGAACCGACCCGAAACATCTAACCCAAAATCGACCcgataacccgaatgaacaccttcCTTATGCAAATTTAGGAAATCATGCTAATGATCAACAATAATCTCAGAGCATTAATCCTAAAAGATTGGGGTCTAAATAAGATCAATAATGTAGAACAAAATAAATGTAACAATAATCTGGAAAACAATGGAATGAATATCTGCCTTGTACTTGAGGAGCAATTACCAGAAATGGGTGGAgtaaaattgaatataattCCTATTTAAAATGTACAAATACAATGTCCAGGACTCCCTTCAAAATTAGTGTCAGAAGTTGTTCACAATGCTACTGAACCCATACAACACAGCTACAAGAAATATGTAACACAATCCCAAATGCATTAAAAACAAGATTATCAATACTCGGTTTCCAAAATGCCGTCTA
Protein-coding sequences here:
- the LOC130806498 gene encoding organ-specific protein S2-like is translated as MEPYLKIFFTFLLSIILLAGPTEGRKDLKKYWGNMMNGQPIPEALKLFINQRSYQEEAIKDFIKEFEPIPNVSAYHDDSKKLISSEFEPIPNISAYHDDANPNQVKSQKQDASKKIFADEFEPIPNVTSYSD